The region GACCGCGCCGGGGACGAGCTCGCCGCTGGTAAATTCCGGCTCGGGGACGAGCGTCCCGCGATTGGCGGTAACGTCGGCCCTGCCGTTTACCGTGCCGGTAAGCGGGTTGGTGCACAGGATCTTGCTGTCGCCACGCAGTTCGCCGTCGAAACCGGTCGAGGCTGCGTAGGTCGCGAGCAGGTCGCTCGGGTCGGCCGGTTCGGCAAAGCTCGACCAGCTCAAGATGCAGCCCGTCTGGTTGGCGGTGGCGCAGGCAGGGAAGCCGAGCGCGGGAAGGTCGTGCTCGACCGAGATCGGCCAGCCCACGGCATAGATACCCGCGATGCGCGACGCCTCTTCGCTGCCCGCGACCTCTTCGCGCAGCAGGCGCAGCAGGTGAAGCGAGCCCTGGCTGTGTCCGGCAAGGACGATCGGCGTATCGTCGGCGACGGTTGCGAGGAAGAACTCGTAGGCCTGCTTCACATCCGCATAGGCCGCGTCGAGCGCGCGTTGTGCCTCCGGAGCATCGGTCAGGAAAGCGCCCATTGTCGCCTGCCGGTAGCGCGGTGCCCAGATCTCGCTCGCCTTGTTGAACGGGCTTGCCATGCCGCGGATGTAGACATTGGCAATACGCTGGCTTTCCGCATCGTCGAGCGGGGCATTCCACGCGGCGCTATCGAGATAGCTGGTGGGGTGAATGAAGAAGACGGCAAACTGGCCGCCAGGTTCGGCAGGTGCGGGAATCGAGCGTTGCTCGCCGCGGGTCGCCGGTTGCCAGCGGGCCGGATCGTCCAGCCCCTTGCCCGGACGCGAAAGCCACATCTCAGGCGCGGCATAGGCGTTCGCCTCGAGCGGGTCCTGTTCGACGAACTCGCTCGACGGCACGAAGGCCATGCGGGTGAGGTCGGTCCAGAAGATGTTGAGCACGAATGCGCCCAGCACGACCAGCATCAGGATGCCGGCGAAGAAATAGAGGAATTTACGTGCCATCTGCAGTCTCGGGGGTCTGGTTCTTGAGTTTCTCGTCGGTCCGCTTCGCGCGCTGTTCGAGGGCCACCTTGATCATCGCCAGCAGCGGGTCGGCGAGGAACAGACCGAGGATGCCGAACAGGATGCCCATGATGAGCTGTGCGGCGAGCACAAGCGCCGGGGCGAGGTCGACGGTCTTCTTGGCGATTAGCGGGATTACGACATAGCCGTCGAAGGTCTGGACGAGGAAATAGACGAAGATGGTGTAGAGGCCCATGTCCGTCCCGCCGGAGAAGCCGACCAGCACCATAAGCGCGCCCGCAATCAGCGCGCCGATATTGGGAATGAAGGCGAGCAGCCCGGTGAGGATGCCGAGCAGCACCGCCATCGGGACGCCATAGGCGGCCAGCATGATCCAGGTGAAAACGCCCTCGAACACCATGCCGACGAGGCGGCCGGCCATGAGGCGGCGCATCGTGTAGCCCATCTTGGCGACGGTTTCGTAGAACTCGCTCCGGCGGTGGCGGGGCAGCATCCAGGCGACGCCCCGCTCGTAAAGCATCGGGTCGACCGCGATGTAGATGCCGATGATCGAAATGAGCAGGATGGTCGTCAGCCCGCCCATGATCCCGCCGATTGCGCGGGTTACGGTGCCGACCCCGCTGACGAGGCTCCCCGCCATCGATTGTACGTCGGCCTGGTCGACGGTGAAGCCCTGCTTCTCGAGCCAGGCGATCGCGACGCCGACCTGTTGCTCGACGATCTCGGGCAGTTGCGCCGCCTCGCGCGAAATCTGCGTCCCGGCATAGGTCGCGAGCCAGTAGCCGAAGCCAGCGGTCACGATCAGCACGATCGAGACCAGCCAGATGCGCTTGAGCGGGATGACGCGCTGGAGAAGCCTCGCCCCGCCGTCGATCATCGCCGCGAAGACCATCGCGCCGAAGATCACCAGCAGTGAGCGGGAAATGAAAACGAGGAATACGGTCGCGCCGATCACGGCGGTCCAGGCCACCGCCTTCTGCACTTCGCGGCGCATTTCCGGCGAGGTAATCCGCGACGGGCTGGTGCCTAGGTCGTCGAAGTCTTCCTGTCCTTCGCCAGAATCGCTCATTGCCCCTCCGCTTGCTCCTCGACCGGTGGCCGCAATGTCATCCAAGCACGGTCGCCGCGCAAGGCCCCGAACCAACTCAACGGATTGAGCGATGCCGTCCCGTCGAGCGAGAAGGTGATGAACTCGGCCCGTCCGCCGACGTTTTCGAGCGGCACCGGACCTCCGAGGCCGTAATTCTCGGTGAATTCGCGGCTGTCGGCGGAATGGTCGCGGTTATCGCCCATCATGAAGACATGGCCTTCCGGCACGAGCGTCGGCTCCATGTTGTCGAGATGCTGGCGGCGGTGATCGACCACCAGATAGGTCGCGCCATTGGGCAGCGTCTCGCGAAGCGTGGGTAGCTCGTAGACTTCGCGCCCGTCGTCGAGCTTGCGGCGGTACTGGTCGAAATAGCCGAGGCACGGCACCCCGTCGCACAGCTGCGCTTCGTCGACCGGGACGCGCACGGCCGGCTCGACTTCCTGCGGAACGGGCGTCCCGTTGAGGATGATCTGGCCGTTGCGGACTTCGATCGTGTCACCGGGCAGGGCGACGACGCGCTTGATATAGTCCTCGTCGCGGTCCGGCGGGACGGCGATGACGATGTCGCCATATTCGGGCGTATCGGGCCAGATGCGCCAGTCGCCGCGCGGCAGGACATGGAAGGATGCGCTGACCCAAGACCAGCCGTAAGGATATTTGCTCACCACCAGTCGGTCGCCGACCAGCAGGTTCGGCACCATCGAGGTCGAGGGAATGTAGAACGGCTTGGCGACGAAGGTGTGGAAGCCGAGCACTGCCAGCAGCATCAGCGCGAGGCCGCGGATCTCGGCCAGCCAGTCGACCTTCTTGTCCTCTTCCTCAGCGCTGTCGGCCTTGGTTTCGGATGCGCCGGGCGAAGCGGGATCGGCTGCGGTCTCGCCAACGGGCGTGGTCCCGGTCTCGGCTTCGGTCGCGGAGGTATGCTCGGTCATGGTCGCTTGCTTAGATGGGGCGGGCTTCGATGATGACGAATGCCTGCGCCCATGGATGATCGTCGGTGAGGGTGAGATGAATGACCGCCTCATGGCCCGCCGGCGTCAGTTCCGCAAGCCGCTTCGCCGCGCCGCCTTCGAGCTTGAGCGTGGGGGCGCCCGAGGGCGCATTCACGACGCCGATGTCCTTCATGAAGACGCCGCGCTTGAAGCCGGTGCCGACAGCCTTGGAAAAGGCCTCCTTGGCTGCGAAGCGCTTGGCGTAGGTCCCGGCGATGGTGAAGGGCCGCCGCCGCGCCTTGGCGCGCTCGACATCGGTGAACACGCGATTCTCGAAGCGCTCGCCGAAACGGTCGAGCGAATTCTGGATGCGCTCGATATTGCATAGGTCGGAACCGAGACCGATGATCATGCGGCTTGCCTCACCGCGCGTCGTCCATCAACTCGCGCATCTTTCGTACCGCCTGTTCGAGGCCACAGAAAACCGCTTCCCCGATAAGGTAATGGCCGATGTTGAGCTCCGCCAGTTGCGGGATGGCGGCGATGGGCTGGACGTTCTCGTAGGTCAGCCCGTGGCCTGCATGCGGCTCGATGCCGTTCTTGGCGGCAAGGGCGGACATGTCGGCGATGCGCTTGAGTTCGCTCGCGATTTTTTCGCGGTCGTCGTCGAGGAAAGCGTGAGCATATTCGCCGGTGTGGAATTCCACTACCGGTGCGCCGAGCCGCAATGCGGCATCCAGTTGGCGCTCGCTCGCCTCGATGAACAGGCTCACTCGGATGCCGGCCTCGCGCAGTTCGCTGACGATCGGCGCGATCTGGTTGTGCAGGCCTGCGGCGTCGAGCCCGCCCTCGGTCGTGCGCTCCTCGCGCTTTTCCGGCACGATGCAGGCGGCATGCGGTTTGTGGCGCAGCGCGATCTCGAGCATTTCCTCGGTCGCGGCCATTTCCAGGTTCAGCGGGAGGTTGGTCGCGGCCTGGATGCGAGCAAGGTCTTCGTCGCGGATATGGCGGCGATCCTCGCGCAGGTGCGCGGTAATGCCGTCCCCGCCGACAGCCGCAACGATCTCTGCCGCGCGGACCGGGTCGGGATGGTCGCCGCCACGCGCGTTGCGGATCGTCGCAACGTGATCGATGTTGACGCCGAGGCGGAGCCGGCCCGCCATCTACTTGCGGCTTCCCGGCTTGGTTATTTCGATTGCCGCGAGCTCTGCCGGCACTTCGTCTTCCGCATAGGTCGGGAAGTTGATCTGCACGAGCGGGAAGAACGGCACGCCGAGGTCCACCTCGCCGCCCGAGCGATCGATGAGTGAAACTTCGGCGATGACTTCGCCGCCTTCGCGGCCGACCGCATCGATCGCCTCGCGGCTCGACAGGCCGGTGGTCACGACGTCCTCGACCATCAGCACTTTCGCACCCGGTTCGAGAGCGAATCCGCGGCGCAGGTGGAAAGTGCCTTCAGGCCGTTCGAGAAACAGCGCGTCCTTGCCCAGGGCGCGGCCCATCTCGTGACCGATGATGATGCCGCCCATCGCGGGCGAGACGACCGTGTCGATCTGGCTGCGAATCTCTCGCGGGATTTTTGCGGCAATGGCGGCTGCGAGACGCCCCGCGCGTTCCGGGTTCATCAATACGCGGGCGCACTGGAGATAGAAGCCGCTGTGACGACCGGAGGACAGCTTGAAGTGCCCTTCGAGCAGGGCGCCGCTCGCGCGGAATTCGGAGAGAACGTCTTCTTCGGTCATGGTGGTGCTAGCTGGCTCCGAAACAGTCGGGAATCGAGGCATTGCCCGGTGGGCAACATGGATTGCGGATTTTTCTCCTAGAAGTGCTTGAGACAGGGGGCAAGCATGCGTATACGCGCCGCAGAATTGCCCCGGAGTGGGGCTGTTGCGCCTGCGCGACATCGCTTCAGGAATTGGCAGAAAGCGTTGAAAACGATGGTCTTCGGAATTCGCCCCAACCGGGCACTGCAGATGGTAACCCTGATGCTGGCGGCCCTGCTGCTGGCCCTCGCGCCGCAGATCGCGGTTGCGCAGGACACGGCCGAAGCACCGGCCGAGGCAGCCGAAGTGGCTGCTGACGACGGTGCGGCGACCGAGGCAGCTACCGGTGGTTACACGCCGCTCGGCCCGGACATGATCAAGGGCCAGCCGGTCGATGGTGAGATCAACCTGCAGCCGCAGTTCTCCGAAATCGGCCAGACCGCGAACGGCCTTCACATGGGCCTCGTTTGGGTCATGGTGATCATTTCGGTCTTCGTTCTCGCGCTGCTGATCTGGGTTGTCATTCGCTACAACCGCCGCGCCAACGCGACGCCTTCGAAGACGACTCACAACACGCTGATCGAAGTGGTCTGGACGGTCGTACCGGTCCTGATTCTCGTGGGCATCGCGATCCCGTCGATCAGCCTGCTTGCCAAGCAGTACGAATCGCCGCCGGAAGACGCGGTGACGATCAAGGCGATCGGCTACCAGTGGTACTGGGGCTACGAATATCCCGACAATGGCGGCTTCGAAGTCATCTCGAACATGATGCCGGAAGACGAAGCCATCGCGAAGGGCTTCCCGGGCCAGCTCGAAGTCGACAACCGCATGGTCGTTCCGGTGAATACGCCGCTGCGTATCCAGACGACCGCTGCTGACGTGATCCACTCGTTCGCCGTTCCCTCGCTCTGGTTCAAGCTGGACGCCGTTCCGGGCCGCATCAACGAGAAGCTGCTCGTGATCAAGGAGCCCGGCATCTATTACGGCCAGTGCTCGGAACTGTGCGGCATCAAGCACGCTTATATGCCGATCGCTGTCGAAGCGCTTCCGCGTGACCAGTGGGAAGCTTGGGTGCGCCAGCAGCCGGGCGGCACCGTCGCCGGTGACAACGACACTCCTGCAGAAGCTGCCCAGGAAGCTGCTGCAAACACCGATGCCCCGGCAGCCGATCCGGTTGCCGACCAGGATGAGCCGGTCGCGGCCAACTGATTAACCGAATAACGAACGATAGAGACTGACCATGGCCACTACCGCTGAAGGTTTCGACGCTCACCACGAGGACCACGCGCACGACGCCGACCACAAGCCCGGCTTCTTCGCGCGTTGGTTCATGTCGACCAACCACAAGGATATCGGCACCCTCTACCTGATTTTCGCGATCTTCGCGGGCATCATCGGTGGTGCGATTTCCGGCATCATGCGTGCCGAGCTCGCCGAACCGGGTATCCAGGTTCTCGGCTGGTACGTGAACCTCGTCGGTGGCGAGGCCAGCTTCGATGCCAACCTCCATGCCTGGAACGTGCTCATCACCGCGCACGGCCTGATCATGGTCTTCTTCATGGTCATGCCGGCCATGATCGGCGGCTTCGGTAACTGGTTCGTCCCGCTCATGATCGGCGCGCCTGACATGGCGTTCCCGCGCATGAACAACATCTCGTTCTGGCTGACGGTCGCGGGCTTCTGTTCGCTGCTGTTCTCGCTCTTCGTACCAGGCGGCCCCGGCGGTCTCGGTGCGGGCGTGGGCTGGACGGTCTATGCACCGCTATCGACGAGCGGATCGGTCGGCCCAGCGGTCGACTTCGCGATCTTCTCGCTCCACTTGGCGGGCGCGGGCTCGATCCTTGGTGCGACCAACTTCATCACCACCATTCTCAACATGCGTGCGCCGGGCATGACCCTGCACAAGATGCCGCTGTTCGTGTGGTCGATGCTCGTCACCGCATTCCTGCTGCTGCTCGCACTGCCGGTCCTGGCAGCCGCGATCACCATGCTGATCACCGATCGTAACTTCGGCACGACCTTCTTCGACCCGGCTGGCGGCGGCGACCCCGTTCTCTACCAGCACCTGTTCTGGTTCTTCGGTCACCCGGAAGTCTACATCATGATCCTGCCGGGCTTCGGCATGATCTCGCAGATCGTCGCGACCTTCAGCCGCAAGCCGGTCTTCGGCTACCTCGGCATGGCCTACGCCATGGTCGCGATCGGCGTCGTCGGCTTCATCGTGTGGGCGCACCACATGTATACCGTCGGCCTCGACGTTAACACGAAGATGTACTTCACCGCGGCGACCATGGTCATCGCAGTCCCGACGGGCGTGAAGATCTTCAGCTGGATCGCCACGATGTGGGGCGGCTCGATCGAGTTCAAGTCGCCGATGGTCTGGGCGCTGGGCTTCATCTTCCTGTTCACCGTTGGCGGCGTCACTGGCGTCTATCTTGCCAACGGCGGCATCGACGATGTGGTCCACGACACCTACTTCGTGGTGGCGCACTTCCACTACGTCCTGTCGATGGGCGCGGTCTTCGCTCTCTTCGCGGCCTTCTACTACTGGTTCCCGAAGATGAGCGGCCGCTGGCACAGCGAGCTGCTGTCGCACCTCCACTTTTGGGGCTTCTTCATCGGCGTGAACGTGATCTTCTTCCCGCAGCACTTCCTGGGTCTTCAGGGCATGCCGCGCCGCTATCCGGACTACGCTGAAGCGTACAGCTACTGGAACGAGATCTCGACGCTCGGCTATGCGATCATGGCCGGTTCGATGGTGATCTTCTTCGTCAACGTGGCCTACGCGTTCATCGCCGGCCGCAAGGCGGAAGACAACTACTGGGGCGAAGGCGCGACCACCCTCGAGTGGACGCTGTCGAGCCCGCCGCCGTACCACCAGTTCGAAACGCTGCCGGTTATCGAGGACCACCACGATTACCACGACCACATGCCTGCCAAGGCCTGAGGTCGGTCAGCAGCCACAAACAGCTCACGGCCGGCCCGAAAGGGTCGGCCGTTTGCTTATGAGCGGATGAGATGACGATGCCCGAAATGCGCAACATCGACGTCGGCGAGCTTTCGCTGCGCTGTGCCATCGAGGGTGCCGGGGCGGGCGAGCGCCCGCTGGTCATCTTCGTCCACGGCTTCCCGGAAAGCTGGTACAGCTGGCGCCACCAGCTCGCGCCCGTGGCCGAAGCCGGATTTACCGCCTGCGCGATCGACGTGCGCGGCTATGGCGGCTCGGACAAGCCCGAGCCGGTCGAAGCCTACGCGATGGAGCGGATCGTCGGCGATCTCGTCGGGTTGAAGAACGCACTCCAGCCGGACGCACCCGCAATCCTCGTCGGTCACGACTGGGGCGCGCCGATCGTGTGGAACACTGCGCTGACCAACCCGGAACATTTCCGCGCGGTCGCGGGCATGTCGGTTCCTTTCGCCGGGGTGCCGAGCCAGCCCTTCACCGAGGTCTTCCGCGAGCACTTCACCAGCCAGGGCAAGTTCTTCTACCAGGAATACTTCCAGAAGCCGGGCGTTGCCGAAGCGGAAGCCGAGAGGGACCCGCGCGATTTCGTCCAGCGCATGATGTACTCGATCAGCGGCGACGTGCCCGAGGGCGACTACTGGTCCAAGCCCTATGGCGCGACCTTCCTCGAAGGCCTGCCCGATCCGCAGCCGGTCGAATGGCTGACGACTGAAGACCTCGACTATTACGAAGGCGAGTTCCGCAATTCCGGTTTCCGCGGCCCGCTCAATCGCTATCGCAATCACGAGCGCGATTTCGAATGGCTGCAGGGCTGGAAGGACAAGCGCATCGAGCAGCCATCGCTGTTCATCGGCGGTACGCGCGACCCGGCGACCTTCCTGTTCGGAGCCGTGACCGATCCGGTCGCGCTGATGCGCATGTTCGCACCCAAGGTCGAAGGCCACATTCTCGAAGGTGTCGGCCACTGGACCCAGCAGGAGCGACCGGAAGAGGTCAACGCGCTGCTGATCGACTGGCTAAAGCGCCTTTGAGACACTATATGGCCGCCGATCCCATGACCCAGGCTTCGACCATCCCGCTCCCGGCCGACTGGCGCGATTTCTTCGCGCTGACGAAGCCGCGCGTCATGACGCTGGTGATCTTCACCGGCTTGTGCGGCCTGCTCGCCGCGCCCGGTTATATCAACCCGGTCATCGCCTTCACCGCGATCCTGTGCATCGCGGTCGGTGCAGGCGGGGCTGCGGCGCTCAATATGTGGTGGGAAGCCGATATCGATGCCGGCATGAAGCGCACCTCGGCGCGTCCCATTCCGATGGGACGGATGAAGCCGACCGACGCGCGCGATTTCGGCATCATGCTGTCGGGCGCATCGGTGATGACCATGGGGCTTGCCGTAGGCTGGCTCGCGGCGAGCCTGCTCGCGCTGTCGATCTTCTACTATGCGGTCATCTACACCATCTGGCTCAAGCCGCGCACACCGCAGAACATCGTCATCGGCGGCGGTGCCGGTGCATTCCCGCCGCTGATCGGCTGGGTTGCTGTGACCGGTGAAGTGACGGCCATGCCGCTGCTGCTCTTCGCGATCATCTTCATGTGGACCCCGCCGCACTTCTGGGCGCTCGCGCTGTTCGTGCAGACCGACTACGCCAAGGTCGGCATCCCGATGATGCCGGTGGTGAAGGGCGAGGCGAGCACGCGCCGCCAGATCATCATCTATTCGATCCTGCTGGTGCCGCTCGCCGCGGCGCCGTGGTTCATCGGCGGGACCGGCGCGATCTACGGTGTTGCAGCGCTTTCGCTCTCGCTTGCATTCCTTGCGCTTTCGGTCCCCGTCGCTTTCCGGCAAGCTCAGGCAGGAGACGGTATGAAGCCGGAGAAGCGCCTGTTCGCTTTCAGCATCCTCTATCTCTTCGCCCTGTTCGCAGCGCTGGTTGTCGACAGGGTCGCGTTTTACCAAGGATGGATCGCATGACCCCCGAAGAAGAAGCCGAGTTCAAGAAGCGCCGAAAGGGACGTAACTATGTCCTCGGAGGCCTTCTGCTGTTCATGGTGATCCTGTTCTACGCGATCACCATCGCCCGGATCGGGGGGCAGTGATGAGCACTGCGACGCTCGAGAACCGCAATACCCGCACGGCGATGTTCGCCTTTCTCGGCGCGCTCGCCATGCTCGGCCTCGGCTATGCCGCGGTACCGCTCTACGACCTGTTCTGCCGCGTCACCGGATTCGGCGGCACGACCCAGCGCGCGACCGAGGCGCAGGCCGATCTCGCGGCGCGCATGGGCGCCAGCGCCGGCGGCAAGGAAATCTCCATCCGCTTCGACGCGACGACCGCCGGCGACATGCCGTGGACCTTCAAGCCGGTGCAGGTGACCGAGAAGGTCCAGATCGGCCAGCGCGACCTTGCCTTTTATACCGCTCGCAATGACAGCGACGTGCCGATCACCGGCACCGCGACCTTCAATGTCGAGCCGGAACAGACGGGCAAGTATTTCAACAAGATCCAGTGCTTCTGCTTCACCGAACAGACCCTGCAGCCGGGCCAGGAAATCCGGATGCCGGTGCTCTATTACGTCGATCCCGCGATCCTCGATGACGAGAATGCGAAGGGCGTCGAGCAGATCACTTTGAGCTATACCTTCCACAAGGCTATCGATCAGGGCGAGAAACCCGCTTCGTGACACTGGACCTGCCCGCATCAGGCGATTAAGGGCAGGCGCAACAGTTCTGACAGGACAAGAGACTCATGGCTGGCGCTAAGAACCACGACTATCATATCCTTCCGCCCGACATCTGGCCGCTGATCGGCTCGATTTCGGCCCTGACCTTCACCACCGGCATGGTGTTCTACATGCACGAGATGGCCAATGCCTGGCTCATTCTCGGCCTCGGCATCGCCGGCCTCATTGCCACCTTCTTCAGCTGGTTCGGCAATGTCGTGAAGGAAGCGCAGACCGGGTACCACACGCCGGTCGTGCAGCTGCACATGCGCTACGGCATGATCCTGTTCATTGCTTCGGAAGTGATGTTCTTCGTCGGTTGGTTCTGGAGCTGGTTCGACTTCGCGCTGTTCCCCTCGGCAATCTCCGAGGTGATCGGCGGCCAGTTCCCGCCCGCCGCGATCGAAGCGGTCATCGACCCTTTCAGCCTGCCGCTGCTCAACACGCTGATCCTGCTGTGTTCGGGCACCACGGTTACCTGGGCGCACCACTCGCTGATCCACGGTGACCGCGAAGGCCTCAAGAAGGGCCTGTGGGCGACCATCGCTCTCGGCGCGGTCTTCACCGCGATCCAGGCTTACGAGTACGCCCACGCGCCGTTCGGCTTCGGTGGCAACACCTACAGCTCGGCCTTCTACATGGCGACCGGCTTCCACGGCTTCCACGTCCTCATCGGCACGATCTTCCTGATCGTCTGCCTTGTGCGCAGCTACAAGGGCCACTTCACCCCGCGCCAGCACTTCGGCTTCGAAGCGGCTGCGTGGTACTGGCACTTCGTCGATGTGGTGTGGCTGTTCCTCTTCGTCGTCGTCTACATCTGGGGCGGCTGGGGCGCAGAAGTCCACTAATGCCATCCGGCTTGCCGGATAATTCGAAGGGGCAGCCCGGCCAGTCACCAGACTTCGGCTCGGCTGCCCTTTTCGGTTTGTGCCCGTCCTGCGGAGAGCGGACGCTGTTCGACGGTGTCGCGCGCTTCGCCGATCGCTGCTCGAACTGCGGGCTGGAATTCTCTCGCTTCAACGTGGGCGATGGTCCGGCTGCATTCCTGACGCTGATCGTCGGCGGGCTGGTGACGATCCTTGCCGTGTGGCTGGAGCTTGCCGTGTCGCCGCCGTTCTGGGTCCATGCGCTGATCTGGATCCCGCTGGTCGCCGTGCTGGTCGTCGGCGGGCTCAGGGTGGCCAAGGCGGCGCTCCTGTTCTCCGAATACCGAAACCGCGCGCGCGAAGCCGGGAGCAAGGAATGACCCTGCGCGATATCCCAGTCATCCCAACCATAATCGTCGCCGCTGCAATCGCGACGATGATCGCGCTCGGCTTCTGGCAGCTGGGCCGTTCGGAAGAAAAAGCCGAACTGCTCGTCCGCTACCAGACCGCACCGGTCGATGGCGCGACGATCGCCTATCCTGACCCCGGAACCGATATCGAGCCGCTGCTCTACCGAAAGGTCGAGGCGGTGTGCGAAACCCCGTCCGACGTGCGCGGCGTTGCCGGGACGAACGTGCTCGGCGTGAAGGGCTGGGCGCATGTCACCGACTGCACGCTCGCCAACGGAGCGGAAGCGCGCGTCGATCTTGGCTGGTCGCGCAATCCGCAGTCGCCCGGATACGAGGGCGGGGCGGTGAGCGGCATCCTCGCTCCCAATGGCCGCATCGTTGCCGACCCGCCGCTCGCCGGCCTCGGCCCGCTTGCGAAGCCCGACCCGGCCGACCTGCCGAACAACCACCTCGCTTACGCGGGCCAGTGGTTCTTCTTCGCCCTGACCGCGCTGGTCATTTACATCCTCGCGCTGCGCCGGCGCCGCAGGTCAGCTTGAGCGCTCCCAAGCCTCGCTCGCTTGCCGCGCGCAAGGTGCGGGGCTAACCGCCGAAGCATGAAATACGTCTCCACCCGCGGCAGCGCACCGGCGCTCGACTTCGAAGGCGTCACCCTTGCCGGGCTCGCCTCCGACGGGGGCCTCTATGTGCCCGAGGAATGGCCGAGCTTCTCTGCCGACGAGATCCGCGCGATGCGCGGGCTGCCGTATGCGGAGCTAGCCACGCGGGTAATGCTGCCCTTCGTCGAGGGCAGCCTGTCGGAAGAGGAACTGCGCGGCTTGTGCGAGCAAGCCTATGGCCGCTTCGCCCATGCTGCCGTCACCCCGCTCAAGCAGTTCGACGAGCAGCAATGGCTCCTCGAGCTGTTCCACGGCCCGACGCTAGCCTTCAAGGACGTTGCACTGCAGCTGCTTGGGCTGCTGTTCGAGACCTTCCTTGCGCGAAGCGATGATCACCTGACGATCGTCGGCGCGACCAGCGGCGATACCGGTTCCGCCGCGATCGATGCGGTTGCCGGGCGCGAGCGGATCGACATCTTCATGCTGCATCCCGAAGGCCGCATCAGCGACGTTCAGCGCCGCCAGATGACCACGGTGCTGGCGCCCAACGTCTACAACATCGCCATCGACGGCAGCTTCGACGACGCGCAGGCGAGCGTGAAGCGCATGTTCAACGATCCCGAAATGACGGGGCGCTTCCACATCGGCGCGGTCAATTCGATCAACTGGGCGCGGCTGATGGCGCAGGTGGTCTATTACTTCGCCGCCGGCCTGCAGCTCGGCGCGCCCGACCGGGAGGTCGCCTTTAGCGTACCGACCGGTAATTTCGGCGACGTGTTTGCCGGCTATGTTGCATCGAAGATGGGCCTGCCGGTCGCCAAGCTGGTTGTCGCGACCAATGTGAACGACATCCTCCACCGCGCACTGTCCGACGGCGATTATTCGGCAGGCGAGGTCACTGCGACCGCCGCGCCGTCGATGGATATCCAGGTCAGCTCGAATTTCGAGCGCCTGCTGTTCGATTGCGGAGGCCGCGATGGCAAAGCTCTGGCCGAGCAGATGCGCGGGTTCGAGGCAAGCAAGGCAATGCGGTTGACCAATGCGCAGCGCGAGGGTGCCGCCCATCTCTTCACCAGCGCGCGCTGCGATGCCGACGAAATGGCACGCGCGATGCGCTGGGCCTACGAGCAATGCGGCGAGGTGATCGACCCGCACACCGCCATCGGTCTGCACGCGGCGCGCGAGCTTTCGCTCGATCCGTCGATACCTGTGGTCACCCTTGCCACCGCACATCCGGCGAAGTTCCGCGATGCCGTCGAGCGCGCGACCGGAGTGCGTCCGCCGCTTCCCGCCCGTGTCGGCGACCTGTTTTCGCGCGAGGAACGCTTCGATAGCCTCAGCGGCGATTACGATGCGATCGCTGCTTACGTGGCCGAAAAGGCAACCCCGACGAACTGATGGCCGAGATAGACGACAAACCCCTGCTGATGGTGGGCGAGGCGTGGGACGACTACGGCCTCGTCGACAGTGGCAATGGCCGCAAGCTCGAACGCTACGGCCCCTACCGCTTCATCAGGCCCGAGCCGCAGGCGATG is a window of Erythrobacter sp. HKB08 DNA encoding:
- a CDS encoding DUF3089 domain-containing protein, whose protein sequence is MARKFLYFFAGILMLVVLGAFVLNIFWTDLTRMAFVPSSEFVEQDPLEANAYAAPEMWLSRPGKGLDDPARWQPATRGEQRSIPAPAEPGGQFAVFFIHPTSYLDSAAWNAPLDDAESQRIANVYIRGMASPFNKASEIWAPRYRQATMGAFLTDAPEAQRALDAAYADVKQAYEFFLATVADDTPIVLAGHSQGSLHLLRLLREEVAGSEEASRIAGIYAVGWPISVEHDLPALGFPACATANQTGCILSWSSFAEPADPSDLLATYAASTGFDGELRGDSKILCTNPLTGTVNGRADVTANRGTLVPEPEFTSGELVPGAVPARCDERGILLIGDPPEMGSAVLPGNNYHVYDIPLFWRNIQQDVVKRVEALGETS
- a CDS encoding AI-2E family transporter, with amino-acid sequence MSDSGEGQEDFDDLGTSPSRITSPEMRREVQKAVAWTAVIGATVFLVFISRSLLVIFGAMVFAAMIDGGARLLQRVIPLKRIWLVSIVLIVTAGFGYWLATYAGTQISREAAQLPEIVEQQVGVAIAWLEKQGFTVDQADVQSMAGSLVSGVGTVTRAIGGIMGGLTTILLISIIGIYIAVDPMLYERGVAWMLPRHRRSEFYETVAKMGYTMRRLMAGRLVGMVFEGVFTWIMLAAYGVPMAVLLGILTGLLAFIPNIGALIAGALMVLVGFSGGTDMGLYTIFVYFLVQTFDGYVVIPLIAKKTVDLAPALVLAAQLIMGILFGILGLFLADPLLAMIKVALEQRAKRTDEKLKNQTPETADGT
- the lepB gene encoding signal peptidase I is translated as MTEHTSATEAETGTTPVGETAADPASPGASETKADSAEEEDKKVDWLAEIRGLALMLLAVLGFHTFVAKPFYIPSTSMVPNLLVGDRLVVSKYPYGWSWVSASFHVLPRGDWRIWPDTPEYGDIVIAVPPDRDEDYIKRVVALPGDTIEVRNGQIILNGTPVPQEVEPAVRVPVDEAQLCDGVPCLGYFDQYRRKLDDGREVYELPTLRETLPNGATYLVVDHRRQHLDNMEPTLVPEGHVFMMGDNRDHSADSREFTENYGLGGPVPLENVGGRAEFITFSLDGTASLNPLSWFGALRGDRAWMTLRPPVEEQAEGQ
- the acpS gene encoding holo-ACP synthase, with protein sequence MIIGLGSDLCNIERIQNSLDRFGERFENRVFTDVERAKARRRPFTIAGTYAKRFAAKEAFSKAVGTGFKRGVFMKDIGVVNAPSGAPTLKLEGGAAKRLAELTPAGHEAVIHLTLTDDHPWAQAFVIIEARPI
- a CDS encoding pyridoxine 5'-phosphate synthase — protein: MAGRLRLGVNIDHVATIRNARGGDHPDPVRAAEIVAAVGGDGITAHLREDRRHIRDEDLARIQAATNLPLNLEMAATEEMLEIALRHKPHAACIVPEKREERTTEGGLDAAGLHNQIAPIVSELREAGIRVSLFIEASERQLDAALRLGAPVVEFHTGEYAHAFLDDDREKIASELKRIADMSALAAKNGIEPHAGHGLTYENVQPIAAIPQLAELNIGHYLIGEAVFCGLEQAVRKMRELMDDAR
- the pyrE gene encoding orotate phosphoribosyltransferase gives rise to the protein MTEEDVLSEFRASGALLEGHFKLSSGRHSGFYLQCARVLMNPERAGRLAAAIAAKIPREIRSQIDTVVSPAMGGIIIGHEMGRALGKDALFLERPEGTFHLRRGFALEPGAKVLMVEDVVTTGLSSREAIDAVGREGGEVIAEVSLIDRSGGEVDLGVPFFPLVQINFPTYAEDEVPAELAAIEITKPGSRK